Proteins encoded within one genomic window of Polypterus senegalus isolate Bchr_013 chromosome 6, ASM1683550v1, whole genome shotgun sequence:
- the dnajc16 gene encoding dnaJ homolog subfamily C member 16, translating into MRISQFIFSSRFEVLVIFLLLFTPNLLRAAEFDPYKVLGLSKTASQTQIKKAYKQLAREWHPDKNKNPEAEDMFIKITKSYEVLSSEEKRANYDKYGDTDDTQAYGQQRQPFRHYHDSFYFDESFFHFPFNKGNRDFADNKYMLHYSQYINDIVPDSFKKPYLIKITSDWCFSCIHIEPIWKEAVQELETMGVGIGVVDVGYERRLANHLGAHRTPSILGLINGKVTFFHYAVVREHLRQFVENLLPQKLIEKVTDKNYLEFLGNYQEENKPHVLLFDRLRATPLLFKLTAFAYKDYVQFGYVDQTSSESKSLLRQYNINTIIPAMLIFKEKTDQPADMIQAREMKRQIIDDFVSSNKFLLVPRLVNQKLFDELCPVKQTHRRRKYCVILITGEQDSISNGYTAFLEFASSNNKDIFRFAYVNQKQQKALCDVLLKDLDSTFPQVVILERRNTAGRVFYKPISGGWNGSEDDKFKLLKSLEQLQMDPSILSKDAVLPELNNEFAAMFLLRWIYTVYDYLSQFGEDLLHNNWREMMPLLSLIFSALFILFGTVVIQAFSDSGDDKQVKTKPKDDSQKTADNGSPSNTNQSSRAPKKNFVEVTELTDITYISNLVRLRPGHINVVLVLTDSTKNVLLSKFAKEVYSFTGSLTLHFSFLNMDKHHEWMESLLEFAQDAVQIDTDEDDNHHRLDYTGYVLALNGYKKYFCLFKPVYTGEDQDIDTSKSPEEEARSRSGSSFSKNESHQRKTVQPKVGTSLQIHHKLDRLGLWMERLLEGTLPRYYIPSWPGLEKITASK; encoded by the exons GCACCCAGATAAAAACAAGAACCCAGAGGCAGAGGACATGTTCATTAAAATCACTAAATCATATGAG GTACTGTCCAGTGAAGAAAAGAGGGCTAATTATGACAAGTATGGGGATACAGATGACACCCAGGCATATGGACAGCAGCGGCAGCCATTTCGACATTACCATGAcagtttttattttgatgaatctttttTCCATTTCCCATTCAACAAAGGAAATCGGGACTTTGCTGATAATAAGTACATGCTGCATTATTCCCAATACATAAATGACATTGTCCCAGATAGTTTCAAAAAACCATACCTTATAAAGATCACCTCAGATTGGTGTTTTAGCTGCATTCACATTGAACCTATATGGAAGGAGGCCGTGCAAGAGCTGGAGACAATGG GTGTAGGGATTGGTGTGGTAGATGTAGGATATGAACGACGACTTGCTAATCATCTTGGAGCACATCGAACCCCATCTATCCTTGGCCTCATCAATGGCAAAGTTACCTTCTTTCATTATGCTGTGGTCAGGGAACACTTGCGTCAGTTTGTGGAGAATCTGCTGCCACAAAAGCTTATAGAGAAG GTGACAGATAAAAACTATCTTGAGTTCTTGGGGAACTATCAGGAAGAAAACAAACCCCATGTGCTGCTTTTTGATCGTCTTCGTGCTACTCCTCTTTTATTCAAA CTGACAGCATTTGCCTACAAAGATTATGTGCAGTTTGGATATGTTGATCAAACATCATCTGAATCCAAGAGTTTGCTCAGGCAGTATAACATCAATACTATTATTCCAGCAATGTTAATATTTAAGGAGAAAACTGACCAACCTGCTGACATGATTCAG gcTAGAGAAATGAAAAGACAAATTATTGATGACTTTGTTTCCAGCAACAAGTTTCTTTTGGTCCCCCGACTTGTAAACCAAAAACTTTTTGATGAGCTTTGTCCGGTGAAGCAGACACATCGTCGTCGAAA atattgtgtcatTCTGATAACTGGTGAACAAGATTCCATTTCTAATGGCTACACAGCTTTTCTAGAATTTGCATCCTCTAACAACAAAGACATTTTCAGATTTGCCTATGTCAATCAGAAACAGCAGAAAGCATTGTGTGATGTGTTGCTGAAAGATCTGGACAGTACTTTTCCTCAG GTGGTCATCTTGGAGCGCCGTAACACAGCTGGAAGAGTCTTCTATAAACCAATCTCAGGAGGCTGGAATGGGAGTGAAGATGATAAGTTTAAACTCCTGAAAAGTCTGGAGCAGCTTCAGATGGACCCCTCCATCCTCTCCAAGGACGCTGTGCTGCCAGAGCTCAACAATGAGTTTGCTGCT ATGTTTCTTTTGCGATggatatacactgtatatgacTACTTATCTCAGTTTGGAGAAGATCTTCTGCATAACAATTG GCGAGAAATGATGCCCCTTCTGTCGCTTATCTTCTCTGCCCTTTTCATCCTTTTTGGAACAGTCGTCATTCAGGCATTCAG TGATTCAGGTGATGACAAGCAAGTAAAGACCAAACCAAAAGATGATTCCCAGAAAACAGCAGACAATGGATCTCCCAGCAATACAAACCAGTCCAG CCGAGCACCAAAGAAGAATTTTGTAGAAGTAACTGAGCTGACAGACATTACTTACATTAGTAATCTGGTGCGCCTGAGGCCAGGACACATCAATGTAGTGCTGGTGCTGACAGATTCCACCAAAAACGTTCTCCTAAGCAAGTTTGCAAAAGAAGTTTACTCCTTTACTGG GAGCCTTACTCTGCATTTCTCCTTTCTAAACATGGATAAGCATCATGAATGGATGGAGTCACTCCTGGAATTTGCTCAAGATGCTGTCCAGATAGATACAGACGAAGATGACAACCACCACAGACTGGATTACACAGGATACGTGTTGGCCCTAAAtggatataaaaaatatttctgtttattcaAGCCAGTGTACACTGGCGAAGACCAGGACATAGACACAAGTAAGTCACCCGAAGAGGAGGCCAGGTCCAGGTCAGGATCCTCCTTTTCCAAGAATGAGTCACATCAACGAAAAACTGTACAGCCTAAAGTTGGCACCAGCCTACAGATTCATCATAAACTTGATCGGTTGGGTCTCTGGATGGAACGCCTCTTAGAGGGGACACTGCCCAGATACTACATCCCCTCCTGGCCTGGACTAGAAAAAATTACGGCTTCCAAATAA